A part of Capsicum annuum cultivar UCD-10X-F1 chromosome 6, UCD10Xv1.1, whole genome shotgun sequence genomic DNA contains:
- the LOC124899383 gene encoding cyclin-dependent protein kinase inhibitor SMR4-like, whose product METKGYEDVTMMEIEEGCSTPKRDECQIPVRMVPPPPPRKKRSCGVDKRKPPENGYFQGPEVELFFAMQPKCQGTFA is encoded by the coding sequence atgGAGACAAAAGGGTACGAGGATGTTACGATGATGGAAATAGAAGAAGGATGTTCGACGCCGAAGCGAGACGAGTGTCAAATTCCGGTGAGGATGGTGCCACCGCCGCCGCCGAGGAAGAAGCGGAGCTGCGGTGTAGATAAAAGGAAGCCACCGGAGAATGGGTATTTTCAAGGTCCAGAGGTTGAACTTTTCTTCGCCATGCAGCCTAAATGTCAAGGGACTTTTGCTTAG